From one Mycolicibacterium sp. HK-90 genomic stretch:
- a CDS encoding spirocyclase AveC family protein, translating to MEPPIRVDEPTGADDGTRPSVKTRWKVWIGWTVAVALAIFVLASAEKHGPVSPENANPAGVGKPPPVEPLLYPFDWVFWGQMLGALLAVGILIASVVAWRRQPGHPVVLMVIATSTLLWWDPINNWAIGLVYNPKMWHFPRDWPWFNISPVIEPLTSFIYSPYVLLPYFLAMPILRALQRRSDPKGFVWRHPLVSIAVLTFVIGVVWDAAQEILLTRAQFLTYTHVIEFGSIDVGKYSQFPLLMASVLITIIMIPASVLLYRDDTGKTQADKIAQRLRLHRRHPKLATFLVMTLVLNVAMISFSSTFWLVRATGAASTVACPWPYPQAKTWDPRGYYETQGAPGPFTAGEASTWQIGQPDGRPTDITVESDRCTPR from the coding sequence ATGGAGCCACCGATTCGTGTCGATGAACCCACGGGCGCCGACGACGGCACGCGCCCGTCCGTCAAGACGCGTTGGAAGGTCTGGATCGGCTGGACGGTCGCCGTCGCGCTGGCGATCTTCGTTCTGGCAAGTGCAGAGAAACACGGCCCGGTATCACCGGAGAACGCGAATCCAGCTGGGGTAGGTAAACCTCCGCCGGTGGAACCGCTGTTGTACCCCTTTGATTGGGTGTTCTGGGGACAGATGCTGGGCGCGCTTCTCGCCGTCGGCATCCTCATCGCGTCGGTTGTGGCTTGGCGACGTCAGCCCGGTCATCCGGTCGTACTCATGGTCATCGCCACCAGCACCCTGTTGTGGTGGGACCCGATCAACAACTGGGCCATCGGGTTGGTCTACAACCCGAAGATGTGGCACTTTCCCCGAGATTGGCCGTGGTTCAACATCTCTCCGGTCATCGAACCGCTGACATCCTTCATCTACTCGCCCTACGTGCTGCTGCCCTACTTCCTGGCCATGCCGATCCTGCGCGCCCTTCAGCGCCGCAGCGACCCGAAGGGCTTCGTGTGGCGCCACCCGCTGGTGTCGATCGCCGTGCTGACGTTCGTCATCGGCGTCGTCTGGGATGCCGCCCAAGAGATTTTGCTGACGCGCGCTCAGTTCCTGACCTATACCCATGTCATCGAATTCGGCTCGATCGATGTGGGCAAATACAGTCAGTTTCCGCTGTTGATGGCCAGCGTGCTCATCACGATCATCATGATCCCGGCATCGGTGCTGCTCTACCGCGACGACACCGGAAAAACCCAGGCGGACAAGATCGCTCAGCGACTGCGCCTGCACCGCCGCCACCCCAAACTCGCCACGTTCCTGGTGATGACACTCGTCCTCAATGTCGCGATGATCAGTTTCAGTTCGACTTTCTGGCTCGTGCGTGCGACCGGCGCCGCGTCTACCGTGGCCTGCCCGTGGCCATACCCACAAGCCAAGACCTGGGATCCGCGCGGCTACTACGAGACCCAGGGCGCCCCGGGACCGTTCACCGCCGGTGAGGCCAGCACCTGGCAGATCGGACAGCCCGACGGCAGGCCGACCGACATCACCGTGGAGTCCGACCGCTGCACTCCCCGGTGA